Proteins encoded in a region of the Thermus aquaticus genome:
- a CDS encoding mechanosensitive ion channel family protein: HFLPNSEVRQVTVLTQEWSRAVVDVSVAYREDLDRALEVFRDEVARFYQDPEWRERFADPPEVLGVQSLADSGVVIRVLFNTKPAEQWAVAREFRRRIKNRLDREGIE; the protein is encoded by the coding sequence CCACTTCCTCCCCAACTCCGAGGTGCGCCAGGTGACCGTCCTCACCCAGGAGTGGAGCCGGGCGGTGGTGGACGTGAGCGTGGCCTACAGGGAGGACCTGGACCGGGCGCTGGAGGTCTTCCGGGACGAGGTGGCCCGCTTTTACCAAGACCCCGAGTGGCGGGAACGCTTCGCCGATCCACCCGAGGTCCTGGGGGTCCAGAGCCTGGCCGACTCCGGGGTGGTCATCCGCGTCCTCTTCAACACCAAGCCCGCCGAGCAGTGGGCCGTGGCCCGGGAGTTTCGCAGGCGCATCAAAAACCGCCTGGACCGGGAGGGGATAGAG